A stretch of the Sulfurimonas sp. HSL3-1 genome encodes the following:
- a CDS encoding redoxin family protein — MRLEEQPLDIGYASEKVMLKAPDGTSQSVGGQDGKTHLIVTVPFIDDNCIAELQAIGKALPKADDVTASLIVAATSHEDPKVEGFRFLLDSDEEFADWYGVRLSGEPLDGELTKALFIISKDGALYYDEFAKNLHDPFNAETAVRKVYAAQECYTGKGCH; from the coding sequence TGACATCGGGTACGCTTCCGAAAAGGTCATGCTCAAAGCCCCGGACGGTACGTCACAGAGCGTCGGGGGACAGGACGGCAAGACCCATCTGATCGTAACGGTCCCTTTTATAGATGACAACTGCATCGCCGAACTGCAAGCCATCGGCAAGGCCCTTCCGAAAGCCGACGACGTCACCGCGTCGCTGATCGTCGCCGCGACCTCCCACGAGGACCCTAAGGTCGAAGGCTTCCGCTTCCTGCTTGACAGCGACGAAGAGTTCGCCGACTGGTACGGTGTCCGCCTCAGCGGTGAGCCCCTCGACGGGGAGCTGACCAAGGCCCTGTTCATCATCTCCAAGGATGGTGCACTCTACTATGATGAATTTGCCAAGAACCTGCATGATCCGTTCAACGCCGAAACGGCCGTACGGAAAGTCTATGCTGCGCAGGAATGCTATACCGGAAAAGGATGCCACTAA
- a CDS encoding ATP-dependent Clp protease proteolytic subunit, translating to MPYIPTVKDRTPRGERYFDLFSKLMGDRVIMITEPIDDHMMGIIVSQLLYLEAEDSEEPIHMYISSPGGSVMAGLAILDTMQLISAPVYTYGLGMVASMAAVLFTCGEPGHRYVLPNAEVMIHQPLGGAQGQASDIEIQANHIISLKKRLYKILAEATGATVKTIEKASDRDNYFIAEDAIKFGLADQILNAITKKEV from the coding sequence ATGCCATACATACCAACCGTAAAAGACAGAACCCCCCGGGGCGAACGCTATTTTGACCTTTTTTCCAAACTGATGGGCGACCGTGTCATCATGATCACCGAACCGATTGACGACCACATGATGGGGATTATCGTCTCCCAGCTGCTTTATCTTGAAGCCGAAGATTCCGAAGAGCCGATCCACATGTATATCAGTTCTCCGGGCGGTTCGGTCATGGCGGGCCTCGCCATCCTTGACACCATGCAACTGATCAGCGCGCCGGTCTACACTTACGGTCTGGGCATGGTCGCATCGATGGCTGCCGTTCTCTTTACCTGCGGCGAACCGGGGCACCGCTACGTGCTCCCCAACGCTGAAGTGATGATCCACCAGCCCCTGGGCGGTGCGCAGGGCCAGGCCAGCGATATCGAGATCCAGGCCAACCACATTATCAGCCTCAAAAAACGGCTCTACAAGATCCTCGCCGAAGCGACCGGCGCGACAGTCAAAACCATTGAGAAAGCCAGCGATCGGGACAACTACTTCATTGCTGAAGATGCTATCAAATTCGGTCTGGCGGACCAGATCCTCAATGCTATTACGAAAAAGGAAGTCTGA